Below is a window of Arabidopsis thaliana chromosome 2, partial sequence DNA.
CCTCCTAATCAAATCATTACACAAACGTACGAGGTTTAAGTTAATGAAGACGAATCTTTGATTGattaaaatctgaaagagagagagagacttacAGATATTGGAGATTACTCAGCTGGTTAACAGAACCGGGGATTTCACCGGAGAACCGGTTATTGGATAAATCCAGAGTCTGTAATTTGGGAAGAGAACAAATCTCCGGTGGGATTTTACCGGAGATGTTATTGTTCTGTAATGACcttcaaaaatccaaaaaacaaaaacagagtttgaagaaacaaacaaaggagatacttttgtttaatgaggaaacaaacaaaataatcttaCACTTGTCGAAGATTAGTGAGATTTCCAATAGACCCAGATAAAGTTCCTGAAAGAGACTGACTTGGAGCTCCTCTGGAAttgggaaaaaacaaaacaaagatgaagaatttgtCACCATTAATGACTATGAAgacaaaagcaaagaaaactTACAAGCCAATTACGAGGTTGTCTGAAGAACAAGAGATCATAGTCCAGCTACAAGGATCAACAGAAAACTCATCCCAGTTTTTGAAAACACCATGTGGATCATGTAACTCGTTCTTTATGTTTATCAACGCCTCCACTGTAACAAAGAATCACTCTAAATCAATTATTGGGTAcataaagtttgaaactttcgAATAcccataagaaaaaaaagagtcttttctcgttttttgttgctttgctTACCTTCAGGGTTTCTGGGTTcagaagagagagaacaaGTAACGAAGAAACATAGTAGTAACAGAACAGAGAATATCTTCATTGTTATTAACTTCATCACCACCATGAAAAGCTTTAGATTAGATTAccagaaggagaaggaagaacacaaaatcattactttgttgatgttttgttgtgcccacaaaagaagagaaacagaaaagcaaaagcaaagcaacaaagcaagaaaaaaatgaatgctttttttctctttttcttgggtctattaaaaactcttttatttCTGCAATGTCTCTCCTACGCAGAGAAGAATTATGAGAGTGTATTGTTATGAATTTAAGGAGATGATAATGAACacagaaaaaaagttttgattttgtgagagagaaagctagaaaaaacagagaggagagaaagcAAGAGAGAGTGTAGGTAGTGTTGTGGTTTGTGGGGAGGGAGAATCAGGTAGGAAAGCTGATACGGACCCGTATGGTGGTGGATGATGATACTTTCTcttttcgagtttttttttttttttttttttgtatatgctaaatttgtgaaagtttgttttatacataaataatgGTGGCAATGGAGAGACCATAAcggaaacaaaataaaagtataaatgAATAAGTCCTTgtattcaaaaaagaataacaaaattttatattcatttctttttttggtttttgtataaattagtGAGAAGTGTCtcaatcaaaattatttatttatgttctgtaaaaaaaagaaaaaggaagtttAAACAGAgcatattctttttgtttacaatattttcagaattttcaaaactatttTCTAAGAAATTCTGAAAAGTATAAAATGGGAGGAGGCAAGATACGAATAGTATtggtaacaaaatatttgaggCGTGTTGAAGGAAATTTCACCTACAAACACTGATACCTAATAACGATataatggaaaacaaaaacaaaaaaaaaaacagattatcGACTGCGACTTGCGAGTTGCGAACATGTTACTTCGATGATGCTAGTTATGATTATGAATATAGCAAAGACACATATATAACAACATGCAaagaatataacaaaaaaaaataactatgCCTAAAAAATGAACTCATGCCAATACTTTACCGTATAAAACTGTGGTATGATTGATTAAAGTAACCAATGAAAAGAATGCATTTATCTCATAATTCTAATTTCTATGGGCAGATTACTTTGAACTTTGCAAAGCTCGAGTATATAAGCTGAAAATTCCCCTAGTCTGATTTATCACCCACAAATATGACTCACTGATAAAGGTATTCTTACCatcacaataacaaaaattgcAAGATAAAATTTATAGCACAACTGCACcagtaaaaaagtaaaaataaaaaagaatgcATAGATTTGACGTGTGTAGACTGTACCAGTATCACCACTTGTAACCAGTCCGCAGTGGGTACGAGACTGATCTACGCTAACGTGcacctcttctctcttctttttgtcttttttttttcttcttattttcttccgTATTTTTCCACTGTAAAATCTCGTGATTGAAAATGTTACCTCCAGAGGTTAAAAAACGTTAATTTTTGTGCCATCTAATTCGATAACGATACTTCTTTTTTagaaaagatattttataatacAACATATGAAAACTGAGATAGGATGagaaaatagtaagaaaaaaaggcTGGAATACGGAAAGAGGCTTGCTTTTGCCTTGCCTGATGTGGTTTGATTTGTGATGTTACATTTTTTCTGACAAGTCCctctacttttgttttctttcctttttcgtCTATTTAGTTTTCTCGTTCCCACTAATGGCCCCATTCTTTTCCGTTGTAACAAATGAACTAGtattacatttttcttattctaGTCATCTTTTCTTGTCACatttgacttttgacttttttaaaaaattaggcTTTGATGCATTTGCACCTATAAAGATAATTCTCATACTCATAGTGAagaaaccatttttgtttaagatttgtcatttttattttgtgttgagGGATTATTTCACACtcatgtttttgtaaatattttacctgacataaatacaattttcattaaaaaaaattagtacaTGTTTAACACATTTGCGGACTTAAGAGACTTTTACTCTActtgtttttgataatatctagtatatgttttttaagtattttaaaTGGATATTCCGACcaaatgtataaaaaatttagtttgatATTGCTAAGCTAGAAATGGAAATTAAAATTGAACTACAGTAGTTGGACCAAAGTCCGATTTGAGGAGATCAAAATAACGTCAGCAGCGAGATGATATGCAACCAATCTCCCTATTTTCCTTCTCATGCAGGTTCTGTGATCATTTACGCAAtgcttctttgtctttttccctatatatttccaaaatattCTTGAGTAAAAAACACTAAGAATTTGGTAACACAAATATACGAAACTTACTACCTGGTACACATTAGCCAATACTTGTTGTTCTTTAGTTTGGGTCAGGAAAAGTTTACattagaaaagagaaaaaaaagtttagaacaTCTAAAAGAAAGTccttgatatttattttttctttgtatcaagattgatttattttttaccattatttttaattaaaagttacaagaaaataatatcaatTATCATCAATAGTAACCTATCATAGAATCATCGGATTCTAATTGCTGTAATTTACAACCATTATTTAAGAAGCAGCATCACTTTTCTCAATAATTTGCgcacaaaaaaattaaagtggCCAAATTAAAACGTTGATATTTGCCTTTACGAAAAAAGTTGATGTTTGcctctcatttttttgttgtaaagcATGTTGATATTActttttgaatcgttttaaaaagattgttATAATACATTTCTCGTGGGCCAATATTCTCATAAACACAAATTACACCAATAATATATGCTTCAAACTCTTGTGCTACACATTTGTAGCTTATTGTGTTCGTTCCCCGAACTTGTTCCTTCTGCtttaaattgaataaatactcttcttctgcaaaaattcgatgaaaagaaaaatcgaatCTAGCACATTCGAAGTTAATGGGAAACAATACTTTAATTCGATCCATTATTCTATTACCATTAGTACTATCACTTATACGaacatatatgttttgtttcacgTCACTATCTTTGATTTAGTGGCATGTTTAAACATATAGAATTCACCGCTGATATAATTTATCActaattagaaaattaattatctctataaaaaatacattatatgGGATGTTAATTAAACCTGGATTAGTGGTATATGCGACGTACATCCTATAGAATATCAGTTTGACAACTTAGTGAGAGACTGATCAATTGATATAAGTTATCGATGCAAAAAATTTAAGTTgatataattgatttgatgTCACATTTGATACAGATGGTTTATCTTCTATATATGTAGACTTTTCTCACACTAACGAGTTTGAAagtacaaaatataaaatctggAAAATTAGCAACATAACATACtgatttgaaagttttttaaGAGAACTTTATGAAGACATCTTAAATTTACGAAGGTTTCCTAGGCATCTTCATAGAAACGATTCGTTAGTTTATTTGATCTAAATAACCTATTTTCTATTTGATCTAAAAGTTTATAAAgcttaaaacatattttgattcGAACAACTATAACTTTTAAATCTTGAGATATCAAAAGACTTctataatgaaataaaaagactGAACATGACATTCATtgtagctttttgtttttaatgcaAATATTTCATcgtagctttttttttcttaacaaaacaaaacattcataATAACTAGTAACGAGTAACAACGAGCAAGAGATTCGCATTTCTCACACTCACACTcgcaaaaacaaaagataaaggGGAGGAAAAAGCTTAAAATCTAtcatatacaaaaagaaaagaaagatttgcctataaaaatcaacaaaaacccatcaaatgaatgtttttttttatagaactTCGTGAAGAAGAACACACCCCACAAGCAAGCAACCCTCGCGTTTTGGCTTTGGAAAACTGAAAaccccacaaaaaaaaatttcaaagtaaAGGAAAGTACATgcaaaagtaaaaagtaaaagtaaaaagtgtaaaagtaaaaacaaaatcaaaaagtgTAACAAGAGGCGGCAAATCTTCGTCGGAGTGCGTTTATTCTTTCTGCGATTTTCCCCATTGATCATGTGGACGACCTCATCCTTCCAACTCCCTTTATATTCTGCCccaaattcattttatttgacatttttttttgcctcATCTCATATACCATGTATATGTTATACAATTACATATCTACTATACAACATACTTTTGTAGGTTTACTTCGTAATAgcagaaaataatatattagtatatGCCTTAATACTTTTGAAAAGTGATACATCACCAAATTAAGTGTATTCCAATTTTGTAAAATCGAgagataaatttaaaatattggaaaataaGGCCGAAAATAGTAACTGTAATGGCTCGACTGAGCAGGCGAATTACGAACATGGTACCATTATGTTCGCATGTGCCAACGTAAAGGATATAACATGTTTGGTAATGGAGATTACATTATTATCATAAAGAAATATCGATCTGTCTAGTTTATTTTATACGTGATATTAAAGTTGGAAAGAATCTGGGCTTAATATACTAAATGCCTAAATACTTTTGAAAAGTAATATATCACCAAATTCAGTGTATTCCAATTTTGTAAAATCGAAGTttaaaatattggaaaataaGGCCGAAAATAATAACTGTAATGGCCCGACTGAGCAGGCGAATTACGAACATGGTACCATTAGGCCATCTCCATTGGTGAGATACTtcaaaagtttctcaaaatataataataataataatttattatgatttagtTTCTATCCAAttataaacacacacatatacacaTAGTCTCTCAATCATTACTTTAAAGTTTCTCTGCAGAGAAACtattctcaatctctctcttatctctctcatactttattattattttatattttttagtcaATGAAAAACTATGTGAGAGACTATTGATGGAGATGCTCTTATGTTTGCATGTGCCAACGTAAAGGATATGGCATGTTTGGTAACTGAGATTACATTATTTTCATAATGAAATATCGATATGCCTAGTTTATTTTATACGTGATATTAAAGTTGGAAAGAATCTGGGCTTAATATACTAAGTTTGAAAGTTCAAACCCACAATCACTAATtcaaattaagaagaaaaaaaaacgatttctTTGTTGTCCAAACTACAAAAGAAATTCCAAAACGCACACATTGTTGACTTGAACAAATAAACTAGCAAGTAACGAGAGCATTCGAATTTTATTAGTGGGTTTATAACATGTTGTAGGTAAGCTTTTGAGCctactttctctctttttatttccatCTAAATTTATGGTATCCAAATAAGATTCAATTCTTTATTGCATAACTGCGAAGTGATTTGGAAGTATtttaccattaaaaaaaaatgctgtACAGTCTATTAATTATGGGTTTTAACCTTAGTGGTCTAAAATCGGATTGGGTTGTCCTACTCATAACCTAAGATAGCATGAAACACATGGTGTTAGTTGTGGTGATGGAACTAGAATTCAATAGTAtaattacaagaaaacaagatgaTATCCTACCAATTTTCCTAAGAAAATTTTGGTAGCAAAAATAGATAGATTCGCATGCGTAAGAGGACACTAAAATTTTAGTCATTAACTACTTGGTCGGCTTTGCTTACGCAATACTGTAGTAAGGAGAATGCCTTGCCCGCCAAAACCATTTTGTTAAAGcttaattttatgatatattataCGTGGTTATATTATGTGGAACTGTCCACTGGAGGAGATATCCGTAGAGTGGATCTCACGATCAAAGAATTATGGAACACCAGAATTTGCCATGGGGTCAACAATGGTTATATAACAGCCACTATTAATAAGATCTTAGTGTcaaattgaataaataaataaaccaaacgttacagaaaacataaacaaatagaCCGTAAGGGATTCACATGAATGGTCAACCCCATCAcctttataaatatatacacacttcatttttctcttctccattctTCTCTCAACTCTTtgtctccctctctctttctctctagtAATTTACGATCAAATGGCTGAACAAAAGAAGTACCTATTGTTTCTAGCGACACCGGACTCGGAGTTTGCGAAGAAGACATATGGAGGATACCATAATGTGTTTGTTTCACTGCTTGGCGATGAAGGAGAGCAATGGGACTCTTTTAGAGTCGTGGACGGCGAGTTTCCAGAAGAGAAGGATCTTGAGAAATACGAAGGATTTGTAATCAGTGGTAGCTCTCATGATGCCTTTCAAGACACTGATTGGATCTTAAAGCTCTGTGATATCATCAAGAAACTCGATGACATGAACAAGAAAGTCCTCGGTATTTGCTTTGGCCACCAGGTAATTTAATTCTCATCACATatataacatttgttttttctcttatgttcATAGATTGGAAATTTAGATTAAAACCCAATTTgtaatgaatatttttgtaatgaatATTTGTGTACATTAATTGTTAAATACCATACCAGTTTAGGGTTAAAGAAATTAACGAAACCTTCCTCAATTAATGTATAAGTTTATCAACTTTTGAAGtacatgtgtgtgtgtgtgttttcatGCTCATGGTTTGGAAGTTTAGATCAACctaatttataaatgaaatttgtgtataatctatttttaataattatgcTCTTTTACGTTCAGAGAAactaaaatgatttttttcattttatgaatattgtttatatatatatatatacatatatacatattgtaTCGTGATTGGATTATTTTTAATGCATACGTAGGAATATAATCTTGTATATAGTTgtgagtaaaaaaaattagatagcTTCTTTGAATGGTTCTTGTATGGATTTTTCTTCGAACGTGTACACAAATGATCACGtaagaattatttttctttatataaattttataaaattagataCAGCTACTTGGAAGGTTATTTATTCAATCTAACAGTACAGTTGACAATTTGATATGGAACCTCACATTTCGTATAAGTATTAACTAAAGTTAACTTATTCTAATTTAAGAACACAATTATTGGATAATATATGTCCAGCTAATAGCTAGAGCGAAGGGAGGCAAAGTAGCGAGAGCAAGGAAAGGACCAGAGCTTTGCCTTGGAAACATAACCATCGTGAAAGAGGCAGTGATGCCGGAAAATTACTTCGGCGAAGAAGTTCCAGCGAATCTGAGGATCATAAAATGTCATCAGGATGAAGTTTTGGAGCTTCCGGAAAATGCAAAACTGTTAGCATATTCAAGCATGTACGAGGTAGAGATGTATTCAATCAAAGATAACTTCCTTTGCATTCAGGGACATCCTGAGTATAACCGTGACATCTTGTTCGATATCATTGATCGTGTTCTTGCCGGAGGCCACATTAAGGTTTTTTTCTAACTCTCCCTTTGTAGAATAtccatttatttataatttgtatcCTAAAACAATTGCTACTTACCTAATTAACTTAATGTGCAGCAAAACTTTGCCGAAACGTCAAAGGCAACAATGGAAAAGAATGAAGCAGACAGGAAGTTTTGGCAGAAAATTTGCAAAAACTTCCTCAAACGTCAACCCTCCTTATTAGTTTGACTCACAAATCTTCATCACActtgtttaatatatattccaaCTCCATGTATCAACGTTACAATATTATTTGTAATGTATGACATATTGATGTGTTGTAtccataatataattaaataaaagctTTACCCTCACTAACCCAGAAGCTTCTTTATGCTCCAATAAGTTTTACTAATGCCTTGATAGAAATGAGCCTCCTTTGCGCCATTAATTAGTGGGAGTAATCGTATGTTCGGATTCTGgtattttgttatgtttcatGGGCTTTTAACTCAAAATTAGTAATTTGTTCCATTTCCATTAATTATATTCAAGTCCTTTTTCATCTTACTCAAAATTAATTGGTCATTAGTCAAATGCTCCATTCCCATTATATTCAAGTCCTTTCTCATTTTTCcaatgtaaaatatttcttcaCATTCAATTGTCTTAGTTATTTGGAGTAAGTTATTAAGTTTTCATATAAACTaaatgtgaatatatatatatatatataaacaagtttGAATGTGTACCGTTTTCAACATtccatattttataaacaatatttattataaaattatgaaaatattagaaaacaaGTAAGTAATGCACTAACACCTTATGCTCCGATTAATCGACATAGGCGTTAAACCCTTATCATATGCCTAGTTACGGCCTAAGAGCACGTCCAACGTGGGTCTCTTTATACAGGCTCATTCacttaaaaataacaaaaatatttaaaaagtaaaagaggGATGAAAGAGAGTCTCTGAAAGTCCTCATTTAAGGGACGTTCCCACAAACATATTTGCACGTGTAATCTTATCAATGGtcaatttatattaaaaaactaaaatataattaaaataataaaatattattactttttacttttttaggGATTTTGATAGTCCCAACCATGGTACATGCTCTAAGAGCATCCTTATCAATGAGTTCTTAAGAACAtgaaattttttcttaaaatattatataaaacaaaataagaattaaaGATATAAGAAAGGGTTCTTAAGAGAGGAAAATGGTTTTTAGATAAGAGATATTTGGtacactttttcttcttgttaagAGCCTActaatatttagttattattttatatatcaaaatgttAAGAATTTTGTCTAAGAACCCACCAATAAGGATGGTCTAacgatttttttcttcaaacaattGATTTAAAACAGTGTATTAAAACCCAATCCAGGATCACTACGAGTCTACAAGTCAATTGAATAATagattttcaattaaataaaaaataatccatattagttattttttttgagcgacataatgaaatatttattaaaaaattacaacaaacataatttatacaatatattatataaatttaaagaaaattttaaatttcaattcatattttaaacACGAATAGTTTaaccaataatattatatcatatattttgatattgaaTCCGAACTTGATTAGTAGGATTATGAGGCTTATCGTATCAGCTGTGATTTGCGGTCGGATCTGAATACATTGATTTAAAAAGGTGGGACCGTAATTTTTATAGtcagtttatttttatttatcttatgtGAATTTTGTGTGAAactgtattttaatttatgctgatatttgtttttccttttttgcgaaatttaaatacattagctgtattattatttttgtttctaattctGCAACTATCCCTATGTGGCTAGCTTGCCTataaaacttttgttgatttctaTAAAAACTTTGACTGGAATTTATCATTAAGCCATAAAATTATTTGTGCTCTTTATGTCATTAAATTCTCATAGTCAAATCTATTGTGGTCAAATagtaaaaactctaaaaatacaagtaaataataaaatataggaaaaatctgtcttttctttatctattATCTTATCAAAATATCCAATAATATTAGAGAATATAATAATCgaattaaaacaagaaaaaaatccacCTAGTTAATTTGTTACTTACAAATCACAACAGATACGCAACAAAGACTCTCCAGTTGGCTTCTGTTACGATCTCTGGCCGtctttaaaacacacaaaacctTTTCAtgtaaaaacaacaacaacaacaacaacaaaaatggttaATGAGCAAAAGagatttgctttgtttcttgctACGAGCGATTCAACGTTCGTGAAGAAAGCGTATGGAGGCTATTTCAACGTGTTTGTTTCGACTTTTGGTGAAGATGGTGAGCAATGGGATCTGTTTCGAGTGATCGACGGCGAGTTTCCTGACGATAAGGATCTGGATAAGTACGATGGTTTTGTTATTAGTGGAAGCCTTAACGATGcttttggtgatgatgattggATCGTTAAGCTTTGTTCTCTTTGCCAAAAGCTTGAcgacatgaagaagaaggttctTGGTATCTGCTTTGGCCACCAGGTTTAATCTGATCCGTttagatttatgttttgattcttatcCGTTGGATCGTACTTGATTAGGGGTTTTCGAAAAAACCATTTGCTCAAATAATCACTTAGAAATGATCAAAACCATAGAAGATAATTTGGTTGATGTGAATCTGAGTGTGTTGAGAAATCTAGTGACTCGTAAAAGTGTGTTATAAATATTAAGgtcttgattgtttgtttgtgtttacaTTTACATTTGATTTACTAATGAATCCAAAACCTTAatcattttaaacaaaatatctttgttaacaataatgttttatgaaaaaCTGCAACCATAACATGTAGCTTAGTCCGATAGTATCATcgttgattttgatgttggtTTCCATGTCTTAAGGTTGATATTGTCTGAGTAAATTTTAAGTTCTAGGCATTGTGGATTCTTTATTGGCTAGAATCTGAAACGGATTTCCAAAACGATCTTGAATATGAAAAAACCAATGTGCAACAGTTTGATTAGAAAGATTCTTGATGAATGATCTGTTTTCTCTCTGTTGTTGAAACCAGATACTAAGTAGAATCAAAGGAGGGAAAGTCGGAAGGGCGAGTAGAGGTTTGGATATGGGACTAAGAAGCATAACAATGGTTACAGACGCGGTGAAGCCAGGTGGTTACTTTGGAAGCCAGATTCCGAAATCACTAGCCATTATAAAATGCCATCAAGATGAAGTTCTTGAACTCCCTGAATCAGCCACATTGCTTGCTTATTCAGACAAATACAACGTTGAGATGTGTTCGTATGGAAACCACTTGCTAGGCATCCAAGGCCATCCTGAGTACAACAAAGAGATTCTTTTCGAGATCATTGATCGTGTCGTCAATTTGAAGTTGATGGAGGTTTGCTTCTTATATCTTTATTCCATCGTCTTTAGTGTTACTTGTTGGAAGCTTTCttgatgtttctttgtttgttttctcagcAAGATTTTGCGGATAAGGCGAAGGCAACGATGGAAAACGCGGAACCAGATCGGAAGCAATGGCAGACTCTCTGCAAAAACTTTCTCAAAGGAAGATCCGAGCAAGTTTAAACAATGAACAAAACCTGTAGAATTGgtttgaaaatcttaaaaaacatttctatGTAATAACAAGATTAAGAACGATCACaaataatcatttatattACAGTAAGTGtttaaacaacaacaaaaaaatttggagCATTCTTAGAGATTGTGTacaagttaaaaagaaaaagaattctTGCGTATGCGATATTGGATCAGTGATCTTCAGCAGAGAAATCTGGTTCTGGAGGTTTCTGAAATTTCACCAATTCTTTAGTAGATGACAACAACAATGTTGATTTCGCGGTCCGGTTCTTGTGAACGCTACGAAGTGCATTTGCCGCAAACTTTGAAGCCAAGAACGTTGCTCTTATGCTATAAGGACTTCCTCCTGCTATAACTGATGCTGCTgccgcttcttcttcttcctcttcttttctaaGTTGCTCCaatttcttcctctttatGTACCGTCGCCATGCTGCTTGCATGAAGCAAGCGGCCCAAGTCCTCCATTGCTGTGAATAGAATCTGAACGTGTGTTGTACTTGTCTGCTATGGAGTCTCCTGAACTGGCTTGCCACGAATTTCAGCTCATCGGCTATCAGAGCGAAAGCTTCCACTTCGGTTAAGGCCTTCACGGTTCTTGTAGAGGAAGGGAGGTTAGAACCGGATTTGGGATCAAGCGCCCATGTCAAAAGCTCGTCACCGCAGAAATCTCCTTCTTTAAGTAAACTCCGGTTGTAGAATCCGCTTCTACCGCCATCAGTGGTTACACTTTCGAGCCTACCACGGATAATGAAGAGCATCTCGTTGACTGGATCTCCCTCACGAACCAAGTACGACTTCTCAGTGAACAGACATGGCTTAAGCCTCTCACAGATTGCATCTAACAGCCTCTCATCCATATTCTCAAACAATGGAACCTTTGCCataggaaaaagaaaacggATTTAAAAAGACTTTTACGAAGATGTTAAATCGAGTGAATTACGAAAAGAAACTTACTCTTCGGACTAACGCGAGACAGAGATGACGTTTGATATCTCTTCTAAGATCCTTTGGGAGATTCTGAACAAGATTCTCTTCATCAACTCCACGCGTCTCCAACCACTTGTACTGGTCATATCGTCTAACCCGTTCCCGCAGTTCTGGTGGAAGCATTCGATGATGCATCCACTGTTCTGAGTCACGTCTTTTTACTCGCATTTCTTCTAACCGAATGGTAAGCGATTGAAGATAAGTCTGTCaagaatttatcaaaaacatcacATCGTTTTTCATACTCACTAGCGATAACAAGTgtataaacacaaaaaacactaacaaggTCCCTTATTTACCTGCATGTTTCCAATGAGAAGTGCAAATAGTAGAAGTCCAGCAATAGCAAGTGTTATAGAGAATATAACCTCTCCAGGATATGTGCTGGTTTCAAGCCCTTGACCAAGTGTACTGCAAAAGGATTATCGAGGTTACTAATACGAAAGAGACTC
It encodes the following:
- a CDS encoding Class I glutamine amidotransferase-like superfamily protein (Class I glutamine amidotransferase-like superfamily protein; FUNCTIONS IN: catalytic activity; INVOLVED IN: defense response; LOCATED IN: cellular_component unknown; EXPRESSED IN: 7 plant structures; EXPRESSED DURING: LP.04 four leaves visible, F mature embryo stage; CONTAINS InterPro DOMAIN/s: Glutamine amidotransferase class-I, C-terminal (InterPro:IPR000991), Glutamine amidotransferase type 1 (InterPro:IPR017926); BEST Arabidopsis thaliana protein match is: Class I glutamine amidotransferase-like superfamily protein (TAIR:AT4G30530.1); Has 35333 Blast hits to 34131 proteins in 2444 species: Archae - 798; Bacteria - 22429; Metazoa - 974; Fungi - 991; Plants - 531; Viruses - 0; Other Eukaryotes - 9610 (source: NCBI BLink).) — encoded protein: MAEQKKYLLFLATPDSEFAKKTYGGYHNVFVSLLGDEGEQWDSFRVVDGEFPEEKDLEKYEGFVISGSSHDAFQDTDWILKLCDIIKKLDDMNKKVLGICFGHQLIARAKGGKVARARKGPELCLGNITIVKEAVMPENYFGEEVPANLRIIKCHQDEVLELPENAKLLAYSSMYEVEMYSIKDNFLCIQGHPEYNRDILFDIIDRVLAGGHIKQNFAETSKATMEKNEADRKFWQKICKNFLKRQPSLLV
- a CDS encoding Class I glutamine amidotransferase-like superfamily protein; the protein is MAEQKKYLLFLATPDSEFAKKTYGGYHNVFVSLLGDEGEQWDSFRVVDGEFPEEKDLEKYEGFVISGSSHDAFQDTDWILKLCDIIKKLDDMNKKVLGICFGHQLIARAKGGKVARARKGPELCLGNITIVKEAVMPENYFGEEVPANLRIIKCHQDEVLELPENAKLLAYSSMYEVEMYSIKDNFLCIQGHPEYNRDILFDIIDRVLAGGHIKVFF
- a CDS encoding Class I glutamine amidotransferase-like superfamily protein (Class I glutamine amidotransferase-like superfamily protein; FUNCTIONS IN: catalytic activity; INVOLVED IN: defense response; LOCATED IN: endomembrane system; EXPRESSED IN: 6 plant structures; EXPRESSED DURING: 4 anthesis, petal differentiation and expansion stage; CONTAINS InterPro DOMAIN/s: Glutamine amidotransferase class-I, C-terminal (InterPro:IPR000991), Glutamine amidotransferase type 1 (InterPro:IPR017926); BEST Arabidopsis thaliana protein match is: Class I glutamine amidotransferase-like superfamily protein (TAIR:AT4G30550.1); Has 5842 Blast hits to 5842 proteins in 1417 species: Archae - 309; Bacteria - 2944; Metazoa - 13; Fungi - 191; Plants - 97; Viruses - 3; Other Eukaryotes - 2285 (source: NCBI BLink).) translates to MVNEQKRFALFLATSDSTFVKKAYGGYFNVFVSTFGEDGEQWDLFRVIDGEFPDDKDLDKYDGFVISGSLNDAFGDDDWIVKLCSLCQKLDDMKKKVLGICFGHQILSRIKGGKVGRASRGLDMGLRSITMVTDAVKPGGYFGSQIPKSLAIIKCHQDEVLELPESATLLAYSDKYNVEMCSYGNHLLGIQGHPEYNKEILFEIIDRVVNLKLMEQDFADKAKATMENAEPDRKQWQTLCKNFLKGRSEQV